The Hevea brasiliensis isolate MT/VB/25A 57/8 chromosome 1, ASM3005281v1, whole genome shotgun sequence genome has a window encoding:
- the LOC110639938 gene encoding protein NRT1/ PTR FAMILY 1.2, which translates to MEKMEEPAASGQREVLTTHQHSPKRRKGGLITMPFIIANEAFEKVASYGLVPNLIFYLIKDYHMGVDQATTTIFLWNAATNFMPLLGAFIADSCLGRFLTIGMGSICSLLGMILMWLTATIPHLRPPACVQMTQTSCETPTAGQMAVLVSSMSLVSIGAGGIRPCSLAFGADQLDNRSDPKNQRVLESYFGWYYASTAIAVLIALTAIVYIQDHHGWRVGYGVPAILMFFSAFLFFVASPIYLKQKASTSLFTGFAQVLVAAYRNRKVPFPPRDSDSKYHHKKDSESIALTENLRFLNKACSIRNPEQDLAPDGSASNPWSLCTVERVEELKVIIRVIPIWSTGIMMSINVSQSSFQLLQASSMDRHLTSNFQIPAGSFPTFVVISLAAWVVLYDRAILPLASKIKGKPVRLGVKLRMGVGLFLSCVAMVVAGIVENIRRRKAIREGYLNNPQAVLDMSALWLVPQFCLNGLAEAFNAIGQTEFYYSEFPKNLSSIAGALFGLGMAVANLLATVILSAVDHLTSKGGKDGWVPNNINKGHYDNYYWLLAIMSSINLLYFLFCSWAYGPCKEQVTKVRDEGNGFNKEEQEMPILGTMI; encoded by the exons ATGGAGAAGATGGAAGAGCCTGCAGCTTCAGGACAAAGGGAAGTCCTGACTACCCACCAACACTCtcctaaaagaagaaaaggtggcCTCATTACCATGCCATTCATTATAG CAAATGAGGCCTTTGAGAAGGTGGCAAGCTATGGACTTGTACCAAACTTGATATTCTACTTGATTAAAGATTATCACATGGGTGTAGATCAGGCTACCACCACAATCTTCCTCTGGAATGCTGCTACCAATTTCATGCCTCTTTTGGGTGCTTTCATCGCTGATTCATGCTTGGGTCGCTTCCTCACCATTGGCATGGGTTCCATCTGCAGTCTCTTG GGGATGATCCTCATGTGGTTAACAGCCACGATTCCACATTTAAGGCCCCCTGCTTGCGTCCAAATGACCCAAACAAGCTGTGAAACCCCAACAGCAGGCCAAATGGCTGTGCTTGTTTCTTCCATGAGCTTAGTTTCCATTGGAGCAGGTGGCATTAGGCCGTGTTCCCTAGCATTTGGGGCTGATCAATTGGACAACAGATCTGACCCCAAAAACCAGAGGGTCTTGGAGAGCTACTTTGGCTGGTACTATGCCTCCACAGCCATTGCTGTTCTGATTGCTTTGACAGCAATTGTTTACATTCAAGACCATCATGGTTGGAGAGTGGGTTATGGGGTTCCTGCAATTCTTATGTTCTTCTCCGCTTTCTTGTTCTTTGTTGCTTCTCCAATTTACCTCAAGCAGAAAGCAAGCACGAGTTTGTTCACTGGCTTTGCACAAGTTCTTGTGGCTGCTTACAGGAATAGAAAAGTTCCATTCCCTCCAAGAGACTCAGATAGCAAGTATCATCACAAGAAGGATTCAGAATCCATCGCACTAACTGAGAATTTAAG GTTCTTGAACAAGGCTTGCAGTATTAGAAACCCAGAACAAGATTTAGCTCCTGATGGATCAGCATCAAACCCGTGGAGTCTTTGCACGGTAGAGAGAGTGGAAGAACTAAAAGTTATTATCAGGGTTATCCCAATATGGTCTACAGGGATTATGATGTCGATAAACGTTAGCCAAAGTTCATTTCAATTGCTCCAAGCTAGTTCCATGGACAGACACCTAACCTCAAATTTCCAAATCCCAGCAGGCTCTTTTCCTACGTTCGTAGTCATCTCCCTAGCAGCATGGGTTGTTCTCTATGATAGAGCAATACTTCCCTTAGCATCAAAAATCAAGGGTAAGCCAGTGAGGCTTGGTGTTAAACTAAGGATGGGAGTTGGTCTATTCCTATCTTGCGTTGCTATGGTGGTTGCGGGAATTGTTGAGAACATTCGACGAAGAAAAGCAATCCGGGAAGGGTACTTAAACAATCCTCAAGCTGTGTTGGACATGTCTGCACTATGGCTTGTACCACAGTTTTGCTTGAATGGCTTAGCAGAAGCATTTAATGCCATAGGCCAAACAGAGTTCTATTACTCAGAGTTTCCCAAGAACCTCTCAAGTATTGCTGGTGCTCTATTTGGACTAGGAATGGCAGTGGCAAACTTGTTGGCAACTGTTATTCTGAGTGCTGTTGATCACCTTACTTCAAAAGGAGGCAAAGATGGATGGGTTCCGAATAATATTAACAAGGGTCATTATGACAACTACTACTGGCTTCTGGCGATTATGAGTTCTATTAATCTGCTATATTTTCTGTTCTGCAGTTGGGCTTATGGTCCTTGCAAGGAACAAGTGACAAAGGTTAGGGATGAAGGGAATGGTTTTAACAAGGAGGAACAGGAAATGCCTATTCTAGGGACTATGATTTAA